The Saccharopolyspora gloriosae genome has a segment encoding these proteins:
- a CDS encoding acyl-CoA dehydrogenase family protein yields the protein MSTDLLYTEVEEDLRSAVRRVLRDRCEVSSVLARCESDEPYDLALWRTLAGELGVAALAVPEELGGGGAGVRELAVVAEELGRAVAPVPFLGTVLATAALTAAGSADPIAEIGAGTLVTTLAVGLTTAPSAPISPAVRVEGGTLTGTVTAVVDLEVADRVLVPATGPDGTGLYIVDTADSGVGRTPVTPLDLTRRFGTLDLTGAQARLVAADATPVLRRALLTAAGVLAAEQVGLAQHSLDSTVEYVQTRYQFGRRIGSFQAVKHRLADLWSGVSTARATSRNAADALTGGDAGEAELAVALGQAYCSDLAVLAAEESLQLHGGIGMTWEHPIHLYLGRAKSAQLTFGTPERHRARIAELVDLPGV from the coding sequence ATGAGCACCGACCTGCTCTACACCGAGGTCGAGGAGGACCTGCGCTCCGCGGTGCGCCGAGTGCTGCGGGACCGCTGCGAGGTGAGCTCGGTGCTCGCCCGCTGCGAGTCCGACGAGCCCTACGACCTGGCGCTGTGGCGAACGCTGGCCGGTGAGCTGGGCGTGGCCGCGCTCGCCGTGCCGGAGGAGCTCGGCGGCGGCGGGGCCGGAGTTCGCGAACTTGCCGTGGTCGCCGAGGAGCTGGGCCGGGCGGTGGCGCCCGTTCCGTTCCTGGGCACCGTGCTCGCCACCGCCGCGCTCACCGCCGCCGGTTCGGCCGACCCGATCGCCGAGATCGGCGCCGGAACCCTGGTGACGACCCTGGCGGTCGGGCTCACCACCGCACCGTCCGCGCCGATCAGCCCCGCTGTGCGGGTCGAGGGCGGCACGCTGACCGGAACCGTGACCGCGGTGGTCGACCTGGAGGTCGCCGATCGGGTGCTGGTGCCCGCGACCGGCCCGGACGGCACTGGTCTGTACATAGTGGACACAGCTGACTCCGGGGTCGGCCGGACTCCGGTGACTCCGCTGGATCTGACGCGCCGGTTCGGCACCTTGGACCTGACCGGGGCGCAGGCCCGGCTGGTCGCGGCGGACGCGACTCCGGTGCTGCGGCGGGCCTTGCTCACCGCGGCCGGGGTGCTGGCCGCCGAGCAGGTCGGCCTCGCCCAGCACAGCCTGGACTCCACAGTGGAATACGTGCAGACGCGCTACCAGTTCGGCCGCCGGATCGGCTCGTTCCAAGCGGTCAAGCACCGGCTGGCGGACCTGTGGTCCGGCGTGAGCACCGCCCGCGCCACCTCCAGGAACGCGGCCGACGCCTTGACCGGCGGCGATGCCGGCGAGGCGGAACTGGCGGTGGCCCTCGGCCAGGCCTACTGCTCGGACCTGGCGGTCCTGGCCGCGGAGGAGTCCCTGCAGCTCCACGGTGGCATCGGCATGACCTGGGAACACCCCATCCACCTGTACCTGGGCCGCGCCAAGAGCGCCCAACTCACCTTCGGCACCCCCGAACGCCACCGCGCCCGCATCGCCGAACTGGTCGACCTGCCCGGGGTCTGA
- a CDS encoding acyl-CoA dehydrogenase family protein has protein sequence MTDAAELRAAVRDFLAEHDPGGDRLEFLRARFDAGLAWVNYPAGLGGRDAPRELQTVVDAEFAAAGAPDNAPSRNGIGLGMAAPTILRFGTDEQRARYLRPLWTGEEIWCQLFSEPGAGSDLAALATRAVRDGDDWVVEGQKVWTSFAHKAKWAILVARSDPDAPKHKGLSYFVCDMTDPNVEVRPLRQITGEAEFNEVFLNGVRIPDSQRLGEIGQGWQVAMGTLMNERVAIGGGNTGRESGMIGVVAREWRDDPEVRTPGAHDRLLRLWVEAEATRLTGQRLRQQLAVGTPGPEGSAVKLAFSRLNQEISGFELELLGEQGLSYEDWTQRRPETVDFTGRDPGYRYLRAKGNSIEGGTSEVLRNVIAERVLGLPPEIRTDKDVPWKELPR, from the coding sequence ATGACCGACGCAGCCGAACTGCGTGCCGCAGTACGGGATTTCCTCGCCGAGCACGATCCCGGTGGTGATCGGCTGGAGTTCCTGCGCGCCCGGTTCGACGCCGGGCTCGCCTGGGTGAACTATCCGGCGGGACTCGGCGGCCGGGACGCGCCGCGCGAGTTGCAGACCGTCGTCGATGCGGAATTCGCCGCCGCCGGAGCACCGGACAACGCCCCGTCGCGCAACGGGATCGGGCTCGGCATGGCCGCGCCGACGATCCTGCGCTTCGGCACCGACGAGCAGCGCGCCCGCTACCTCCGCCCGCTGTGGACGGGCGAGGAGATCTGGTGCCAGCTGTTCAGCGAACCGGGTGCGGGCTCGGATCTGGCCGCGCTGGCGACCCGTGCGGTGCGCGACGGCGACGACTGGGTCGTCGAAGGCCAGAAGGTGTGGACTTCGTTCGCGCACAAGGCGAAGTGGGCGATCCTGGTGGCCCGCAGCGACCCGGACGCGCCGAAGCACAAGGGCCTGTCGTACTTCGTGTGCGACATGACCGATCCGAACGTGGAAGTGCGGCCGCTGCGCCAGATCACCGGCGAGGCCGAGTTCAACGAGGTGTTCCTCAACGGGGTGCGCATCCCCGATTCGCAGCGGCTCGGCGAGATCGGCCAGGGCTGGCAGGTGGCGATGGGCACCTTGATGAACGAGCGCGTCGCCATCGGCGGCGGCAACACCGGACGTGAGTCCGGCATGATCGGCGTGGTCGCGCGGGAATGGCGCGATGACCCCGAGGTGCGGACTCCCGGCGCGCACGACCGGTTGCTGCGGTTGTGGGTGGAGGCGGAGGCGACCCGCCTCACCGGGCAGCGGTTGCGCCAGCAGCTCGCCGTCGGCACCCCGGGACCGGAGGGTTCCGCGGTGAAGCTCGCGTTCTCCCGGCTCAACCAGGAGATCTCCGGCTTCGAGCTGGAACTGCTCGGCGAGCAGGGACTGTCCTACGAGGACTGGACGCAGCGCCGCCCGGAGACCGTCGACTTCACCGGCCGCGACCCCGGCTACCGGTATCTGCGGGCGAAGGGCAACTCCATCGAGGGCGGCACCTCCGAGGTGCTGCGCAACGTCATCGCCGAGCGGGTGCTGGGACTGCCGCCGGAAATCCGCACGGATAAGGACGTGCCGTGGAAGGAGCTGCCGCGATGA
- a CDS encoding MaoC family dehydratase, giving the protein MRVFTNADEVREAVGSELGTSDWLTISQEQVDTFADATLDHQWIHVDTDRAEKGPFGGTIAHGFLTLSLLSALNAQTYRFENVKMGINYGLNKVRFPNPVRVGSRVRSHTRLAEITEIDGGLQLTVESTVEIEGADKPACVAQGLTRVLF; this is encoded by the coding sequence ATGCGTGTCTTCACCAACGCAGATGAAGTACGTGAAGCCGTGGGCTCCGAGCTGGGCACCAGCGACTGGCTGACCATCTCCCAGGAACAGGTGGACACGTTCGCCGACGCCACGCTGGATCACCAGTGGATCCACGTGGACACCGACCGCGCGGAGAAAGGCCCGTTCGGCGGGACCATCGCGCACGGCTTCCTCACGTTGAGCCTGCTGTCGGCGCTCAACGCGCAGACCTACCGGTTCGAGAACGTCAAGATGGGCATCAACTACGGGCTGAACAAGGTGCGCTTCCCGAACCCGGTGCGGGTGGGTTCGCGGGTCCGCTCGCACACGAGGCTCGCCGAGATCACCGAGATCGACGGCGGACTCCAGCTCACCGTGGAGTCCACAGTGGAGATCGAGGGCGCGGACAAGCCCGCTTGCGTCGCCCAAGGTCTCACCCGCGTGCTGTTCTGA